The Edaphobacter flagellatus sequence GTTGCTGAGGCCTACACCGATGAGGCGGAAGAGACGGTCGGGGCCGAGGTCTACGCTATCGCGGAGGGTGAGGGCGATTTGGGTGAGTTCTTCGAGTGAGGCGGGTGATCTGGGTGGCGTGTGACTGCGAGTGTGGATGTTGAACTCGCGTGTCTTGAGCTTGAGGACGACGGTGCGGGCGATGCGGGTTTCGCGGCGAGAGGCGTTCCAGACTTTTTCGGCGAGGCGGCGGATGAGGTCGTCGGTTTGCGAGAGAGGGATGTCGGTCTCGAAGGTGTCTTCGGCGGAGATGGATTTGGTGGGGCGGTCGGGGGTGACGGGGGAGTGGTCGATGCCGCGGGCGAGCGAGTAGAGGCGTGAGCCGTAGCGGCCGAAGTGAAGCTCGAGTGAGGCGAGGTCGAAGGTCTGGAGGTCGCCGACGGTGTGGATGCCGAGTTGTTTCATGCGTGCCTCGGTGACTTTGCCTACGCCGGGGATGCGGCCGACGGGGAGCGGCGGGAGGAAGGTGGCGAGGTCGCCGGGTTGAATGACGAAGAGGCCGTTGGGCTTGCGCCAGTCGGAGGCGATCTTGGCGAGGAATTTGTTGGGGGCGACTCCGGCGGAGGCGCTGAGGTGGAGCTCGTCGCGGATTTGCTGGCGGATGGCGATGGCGACTTTCGTCGCGGTGGGGAGGCCGGTCTTGTTGATGGTGACGTCGAGGTAGGCCTCGTCGAGCGAGAGGGGTTCAATGAGATCGGTGTGGCGCTGAAAGATTTCCCGGACGGCGCGGGAGACGGCTTTGTAGCGGGTGAAGTCGGGCGGGACGAAGATGGCGTGCGGGCAGAGGCGTTCTGCGGTGACGGCGGGCATGGCGGAGCGGACGCCGAATTGACGGGCCTCGTAGGAGGCGGCGCAGACGACGGAGCGCTTGCCTTTCCAGGCGACGACGACGGGTCGGCCGCGGAGTTCGGGGGCGTCGCGCTGCTCGACGGAGGCGTAGAAGGCGTCCATGTCGACGTGGACGATCTTGCGCAGCGCGGGCTGTGGCGGCTCGAGCAGGCTGGGCGCCATGAGGTGATTGTAAGCGAAGAAGCGGCGAAGAGGATGGCTGGAGTTGTGGCGCTACGGGAAAAATGTGGGGATTCCTCGCTGTGCTCGGAATGACACCTCAAGAGCTAGTGCTTGCGTTCGACGAGGTAGCTGGCGAGGGCCTTAAGCGGGTCGGCGGCGTGGCCGAAGGGCTCGAGGGCGGCGAAGGCGTCGGCGATGAGCTCTTCGGCGTCCTTGATGGATTGGTCGATGCCGAAGACGGCGGGCCAGGTGGCCTTGATGCTGGCGGTGTCCTTGCCGGCGGTCTTGCCGAGCTCTTCGGAGCTTTGCGTCATGTCGAGGACGTCGTCGACGATCTGGAAGGCGAGGCCTGCTTTTTCACCGAAGATGCGGAGACGGCCGATGGTGTCGGCGTGGAACTCGTGGTCGGTATGGGCGAGGCCGAGGATGCCGCCGGAGACGATGCTGGTGGTGATGAGGGCTCCGGTCTTGGCGCGGTGTATAGCTTCGACGAGTTCGGCGGTTGGCTGCTTGCCTTCGGATTCGATGTCAACGACCTGGCCGCCGATCATGCCGGGAGGCAATGGACTATGGGTGCCGACGCCGGTGCCGATGGCGAGGGAGACTTCGCGCAGGATGGAGACAGTGGTCGGAGGAGGCGTGGGAAGCTGTGCGATGGTCTGGAAGGCGAGGGTCTGCAGTGCGTCGCCTGCGAGGATGGCGATGGCTTCGCCGAAGACAACGTGGCAGGTAGGCTTGCCGCGGCGGAGATCGTCGTTGTCGAGTGCAGGCAGATCGTCGTGGATGAGCGAGTAGGTGTGGATCATCTCGATCGCGGCACCGAGCTCGACGGCTCCAGAGGGGATCTCGTCTGTGCCGGAGGTCATGCGTGCGGCTTCCATCGCAAGGATGGGACGGAGACGCTTGCCTCCCGCGAACATGGAATGGCGCATGGCGCGATGGATGGAGTGCGGCTGCGTGTCGGGCGAAGGCAGAAGACGTTCAAGGGCCGCGTCGGTGAGCTGGACGCCGGAGTGGAGCAGATCCTGTACTGAAACTTTCATCTGTATTTGATGATAAATCAGCGGTGCGGGGTAGCAGGCTGGCTGATCGGCGTTGTGATGAAGTGCTTGCGGCTGCGAAGGGAGAGTATCAGCAGCAGGATCGCGGCGAGCGCGCTGACGGTGTAGCCGATGGACTGATCGGGCAGCGTCATCCATGCGACGTCGATGTGGGATGCGCCGGCGGGGAGATGGAAGGCGATGAGTCCGTCGCTGCGATGGAGATGCGTGGCGATCACGGAGCCGTTGCGGGTGATGCGCCATGCAGGATAATCGCGAAGGTTGAGGATGAGAATCTGCGGTGTGGTCAGGGTGAGATCGATGTGCTGCGGCGCTGGCGCTGGAGCTGCATCTTTTGGGGCCAAGGCGCCCGGCGCTGCGGTGAGCCAGTAGCCAGGGTTGGTCTGTGCGAGGGCGTCGTTGTCGGCGGTGATGGGAGTGTATTCGTCGGTGGGGTCTGTGCCGGGGTTGGTGGAGTGGAAGATGGCGAGGCGCTCGGGGAGTGTGTCCTCGGGATAGCAGCGCTGGTTGAATGCGCGATAGGCAGGGATGGTGAAGAGGAGCGTTGCGATGACTGCGACGGATACTGCGTTTGCGGATTTGAGCGGGAAGTGTGCGAGCGCGATGGCGACGGCGAGCGCAAAGACGGCGGCGAGGATCGCGACGAGTCTCCACGGAAATTGCAGGAAGCCGAGTTGTGGCAGGTGATTCCACAGTGGAGCAGAGAGCGGTGTGAGCATCAGCGCGATAACGGTAGCGAGGATGGCAAGTGGGAGGAGGAGGTGTGTTGTCCTGTCCTCGTGGTGCGATGGCGTCTTGCGTTTGTCTGCAATTCGCGCAGCGGCAAGTGCGATGGCCGTGAGGGCAAGGACGATGAGAGAGACGATCGAGGCGATGCGGAGCACGTGGTCGTGATCGGGGTCGGCGGTGTGGTGAAAGAGGAAGTTGCTGGCGATGTCCATGCCAGGAAGGACGGCCATGTCGATCTGGACGAAGCGCCGCTCGTAGGCTGCAGGGATGATGTAGAAGGCGGCGAGACAGAGGCCGAGAAGAGTTCCTGCTGTGGTGTTGAGTGCGAAGCGCAGGCGAGGTAAGGTGCTGTTTGCGCGCAAAGAGAGCGCGAGCCGCACGAGGGCGATCAGTGCAAGTGCGTAGCATCCCATGACGGCTGCAGGAGCGTTGGTGAGCCAGAGCAGCGCGACCGGGATGGCGATGCCGGGAATGGTGACCTGTTCGCGCAGGATGGCGCGGAGAAGCAGCGGAATCCATGCAGCGGCGAGAAGTTCCGCATAGGCTGTGCGCTCGAGTGCCGTGTAGAGCGTATAGGGATTCGCGATGTAGATGGCCGCGGCGATGAGTGCGGCGTTGGGTGAGACGAAGCTACGTGCGCTGCAGTAGAGGGCAAAGCCGGCTGCGGTGAGTGCAAGTCCCGTGTAAACGACGGGTGTCCATGTCCAGGGCAGCAGCAGGCCGAGGAGGGCGCCAAGGGTCCACGAGAGCGGAGGGTAGAAGATGAAGCGCGGCTCGCCAGCGTTCCATGCAGGCGTGTAGGCCCAGTGTGGATGCAGTGCGCCCTGCGCAAGCTGCCTGGCGGCTTCGAACCAGCTGATGATGTGGAAGTCGAAGTCGTGCCCGCAGGAGCAGCCGTGGACAATGAGCGGATGGATGGCGAGGAATGCGGCTATCGGGATGAGGACGATAGGGAGTCGATAGCGCCGCATCTGGTTAGGGTATCGCAGGATGCGGTGCGGATGAATCCGTGGCGCACGGAGAAAAATGCGGTGCTTCTCGTCTATGCGCTTCGCTCGAAATGGACACCCGTCAACCTCACTGTGGCGTGAGCGTCAGGGTGTGCTTTGCCGTTGTGTTTGTGGCTGCGGTGGAGAACGGCATGGAGAAGGTCGTGCCGCTGTACCATGCCGGCCACTGATCGAGGAACCATGGGCTGGCTGGATTACCGGATTCGCCAAGGACAAGGTTCAGCGTGGAGTTATCGAGGTCGGCAAGGTTGGCGGTGAATCGCTCGGAGGGCCCGAAGGTACGGCCTACCTGTTTGATGGTGGTGCCGTCACCGCTTTGCGGGCGGATGCCGGTTCCTGTAGGCAGGCCGATGATACAGCGGAGCAACGGAATCTTGCTGTAGATGGGGTGCTCAATCTCAACCGGATGTTCCGTGCCAAAGCGCCAACGGGTGAGATCGGAGGGCGCATGCTCGTCGCGCAGGCCACGATCGACGATTGCGGTAAGCAACTCGTCCCAGCTGGTGTAGCCGGAGGGAAGCCAGCGTGCGGGTGTGTGCATGATGATCTGCTCGGCGGCGTAGGACTTCTCACCCCAGGTGTAGAGGTCGGGCACGACGGGACGATCGCTGTTCTGCGTGATGGCGGTTGAGGCCGACGTTGGCCCGAGGCGCGGATCGAGAATCAGCTTCCACAGTGCGGCGCGTGCGGCATCGACGATGGTGGGCGCGGCGGCGTCGGCATCGACGGAGCCGTTCCAGTTGCGAAGAATATCTGCGGCTTGATGGAGACGCTTGTCCTGTGTGGAGGAGTGGTCGATGGCATAGGCGAGCCGCTGCGCGATGACGTGGTCGAGGTCGGAGTAGACGTCGGTCTGCAGCTTGAGCATATCGGAGGGCGCGAGGTGATCGCGTGAGGTGAGCACCTTCCAGATGCGTTCGTTGCGATAGGGCGCAGCCCAGTCGAGCGTGATGGAGTAGGGGTAGTTGTCGGGCGTAACGCGCGCGTTAGCGGTAGCCAGAACGCCGCCTGCGGGATCGTAGGCCTGCGGGAGCTGATTGAAGGGAATGTAGCCGGTCCAATCGTAGGTTCCGGCGACGGCATCGACGGGGACAGGGCTGATGGGGCTTGCCTGCAAAGGAGCGGGAGGCGCGGCCGTGGGTGGTGTAGCCGGTAGCTGCGCTGTTGCTGCGCTCTTTGCGGGCGCCTCAGGCTGAAGGATCGCTGGGATGGGGGCGGGCTGGCGTGGATTGCCGCGTACAGGTATCTGGCCGAAGGCGTGGTAGCCGATGTGCCCCTGATCGTCGGCGTAGACGACATTTTGTGCGGGGCCGCCGAAGCTGGAGAGTGCGTTGAGGAAGCTGGTCCAGTCTGTCGCTGCATCGACGTAAAGGAGCGGCGCGGAGAGTGTGGACGGATCGTAGATGGTCCAGCGCAGGGCGAGGTCGCGTTTTTCAGAAGGAAGCAGCGGTGAGATGATGGGCGTCAGCATGTCGCCGTGTTGCGTGGAGGCGACGTCGAGCGTGACGTCGGGCTTGCCGTGGACGTGGATAACTTCTGTTTGATGGAGAACGCGGTGCCAGGACTGGTCGGGTGTCTGGAACTCGGCGGAGTCGCCGGAGCCGCGGATATGTTCGATGTAGACGTCCTGAACGTCGGCTCCAAGATTGGTGAAGCCCCAGGCGATGTGTTCGTTGTGGCCGACGATGATGAAGGGGACACCGGGAAGCGAGACGCCGGCGACGTGAAATGGTCCGAACGGTGCGGGTGCTGCGAGGTCGGCCTGATACCAGATGCCGGGCACACTGAAGCTCAGGTGCATATCGTTGGAGAGCAGCGGGCGACCTGAGACGGTGCGGGTTCCGGCGACAACCCAGTTGTTGGAGCCTGCGCGGCAGGAATCGCAGACGGGTACGAGTGCCTGAGTGAGTGCGAGGAGATCGGCGGTGGATGCCGTGGATTTCGCTGTCGTGGATTTATCGAAGGGCTCGGGTTGGTTGAGTTTTGACTGTGACTCGTCGAGCGGAATGTCGGGGAGCTCCTGCGGTGCAGTGAGATCGACGAGTGGTTGTGCGGGCGGGTGATCGCGCCAGGAGCCGACGGGGTAGAGGTCGGCGAGAAGCTCGGGTGGGAGTTTGGCCGTGATGGCTTCGCGGTTGAGCTTGGTGGGGAAGGTGTTGGTGAGGTCCTGAAACATGACAAGGCCGACCAGGATGGAATCGCGCGGTGTCCAGGGGCGAGGCTCGTAACGAAGAATGCGGAATTCAAGCGGAAGGTGCGAGCGCTGCTGTTCCATGGAGGCGTTGACGCCGCGGGCGTATGCCTCAAGGTAATGAAGCTGCTCTACGGGCAGCGTGCTGACGGCGCGGTCGGCGGTGGCGCGCAGCTGCAATGTGCGCTGGATTCGGTCGTGCTGGAGGAGCGATGGGCCAATGATCTCGGCTAGCTCTCCGGCGGCATGACGACGGAGAAGATCCATCTGGAAGAGTCGATCGCCTGCGGTGATGAAGCCCTGTGCGAAGACGAGATCGTCGAG is a genomic window containing:
- the dinB gene encoding DNA polymerase IV, producing the protein MAPSLLEPPQPALRKIVHVDMDAFYASVEQRDAPELRGRPVVVAWKGKRSVVCAASYEARQFGVRSAMPAVTAERLCPHAIFVPPDFTRYKAVSRAVREIFQRHTDLIEPLSLDEAYLDVTINKTGLPTATKVAIAIRQQIRDELHLSASAGVAPNKFLAKIASDWRKPNGLFVIQPGDLATFLPPLPVGRIPGVGKVTEARMKQLGIHTVGDLQTFDLASLELHFGRYGSRLYSLARGIDHSPVTPDRPTKSISAEDTFETDIPLSQTDDLIRRLAEKVWNASRRETRIARTVVLKLKTREFNIHTRSHTPPRSPASLEELTQIALTLRDSVDLGPDRLFRLIGVGLSNFRNIEPPSVSLEARDRIE
- a CDS encoding penicillin acylase family protein — its product is MSLQQPTPEPTLVTRRPRDLKNRPRQSGRFLKAATIAICILIILLLTAFVAARRWTQHTLTAALPQIDGSLPIAGLSAPVTVQRDLHGIPHIRAASLDDLVFAQGFITAGDRLFQMDLLRRHAAGELAEIIGPSLLQHDRIQRTLQLRATADRAVSTLPVEQLHYLEAYARGVNASMEQQRSHLPLEFRILRYEPRPWTPRDSILVGLVMFQDLTNTFPTKLNREAITAKLPPELLADLYPVGSWRDHPPAQPLVDLTAPQELPDIPLDESQSKLNQPEPFDKSTTAKSTASTADLLALTQALVPVCDSCRAGSNNWVVAGTRTVSGRPLLSNDMHLSFSVPGIWYQADLAAPAPFGPFHVAGVSLPGVPFIIVGHNEHIAWGFTNLGADVQDVYIEHIRGSGDSAEFQTPDQSWHRVLHQTEVIHVHGKPDVTLDVASTQHGDMLTPIISPLLPSEKRDLALRWTIYDPSTLSAPLLYVDAATDWTSFLNALSSFGGPAQNVVYADDQGHIGYHAFGQIPVRGNPRQPAPIPAILQPEAPAKSAATAQLPATPPTAAPPAPLQASPISPVPVDAVAGTYDWTGYIPFNQLPQAYDPAGGVLATANARVTPDNYPYSITLDWAAPYRNERIWKVLTSRDHLAPSDMLKLQTDVYSDLDHVIAQRLAYAIDHSSTQDKRLHQAADILRNWNGSVDADAAAPTIVDAARAALWKLILDPRLGPTSASTAITQNSDRPVVPDLYTWGEKSYAAEQIIMHTPARWLPSGYTSWDELLTAIVDRGLRDEHAPSDLTRWRFGTEHPVEIEHPIYSKIPLLRCIIGLPTGTGIRPQSGDGTTIKQVGRTFGPSERFTANLADLDNSTLNLVLGESGNPASPWFLDQWPAWYSGTTFSMPFSTAATNTTAKHTLTLTPQ
- a CDS encoding polyprenyl synthetase family protein encodes the protein MKVSVQDLLHSGVQLTDAALERLLPSPDTQPHSIHRAMRHSMFAGGKRLRPILAMEAARMTSGTDEIPSGAVELGAAIEMIHTYSLIHDDLPALDNDDLRRGKPTCHVVFGEAIAILAGDALQTLAFQTIAQLPTPPPTTVSILREVSLAIGTGVGTHSPLPPGMIGGQVVDIESEGKQPTAELVEAIHRAKTGALITTSIVSGGILGLAHTDHEFHADTIGRLRIFGEKAGLAFQIVDDVLDMTQSSEELGKTAGKDTASIKATWPAVFGIDQSIKDAEELIADAFAALEPFGHAADPLKALASYLVERKH
- a CDS encoding 6-pyruvoyl-tetrahydropterin synthase-related protein; translated protein: MRRYRLPIVLIPIAAFLAIHPLIVHGCSCGHDFDFHIISWFEAARQLAQGALHPHWAYTPAWNAGEPRFIFYPPLSWTLGALLGLLLPWTWTPVVYTGLALTAAGFALYCSARSFVSPNAALIAAAIYIANPYTLYTALERTAYAELLAAAWIPLLLRAILREQVTIPGIAIPVALLWLTNAPAAVMGCYALALIALVRLALSLRANSTLPRLRFALNTTAGTLLGLCLAAFYIIPAAYERRFVQIDMAVLPGMDIASNFLFHHTADPDHDHVLRIASIVSLIVLALTAIALAAARIADKRKTPSHHEDRTTHLLLPLAILATVIALMLTPLSAPLWNHLPQLGFLQFPWRLVAILAAVFALAVAIALAHFPLKSANAVSVAVIATLLFTIPAYRAFNQRCYPEDTLPERLAIFHSTNPGTDPTDEYTPITADNDALAQTNPGYWLTAAPGALAPKDAAPAPAPQHIDLTLTTPQILILNLRDYPAWRITRNGSVIATHLHRSDGLIAFHLPAGASHIDVAWMTLPDQSIGYTVSALAAILLLILSLRSRKHFITTPISQPATPHR